The following proteins are co-located in the Flavobacterium sp. CECT 9288 genome:
- a CDS encoding DUF962 domain-containing protein, whose translation MKTLAEWFEEYSVSHKNLTNKKIHYICVPLIFFSVVGLFMSIPSGVLSPLASLNPALANWAFVALLLVLFFYFRLSLVMGLKMTFFTAICLIGNYLVSQYVPLVWFSIIVFTVGWIGQFYGHKIEGKKPSFIKDLQFLLIGPAWVIHSVFSTK comes from the coding sequence ATGAAAACACTAGCAGAATGGTTTGAGGAATATAGCGTAAGCCACAAGAACCTGACCAATAAAAAGATTCATTATATCTGTGTACCACTTATCTTTTTCTCGGTGGTAGGTTTGTTCATGAGTATCCCAAGTGGCGTTTTATCTCCCCTAGCCTCCCTAAATCCTGCGCTTGCCAATTGGGCTTTTGTAGCATTACTACTTGTTTTGTTTTTTTACTTTAGACTTTCCTTAGTAATGGGTTTAAAAATGACCTTCTTTACAGCTATTTGTCTCATCGGAAATTATTTAGTTTCCCAATACGTACCACTAGTTTGGTTTTCTATAATTGTATTCACCGTAGGATGGATTGGACAGTTTTATGGCCACAAAATCGAAGGTAAAAAACCATCCTTTATCAAAGATCTACAATTCTTATTAATTGGTCCTGCATGGGTAATACACTCGGTGTTTAGCACCAAATAA
- a CDS encoding glycosyltransferase family protein, with protein sequence MKIFYAIQATGNGHISRATQLYPYLLQYGTVDFFLSGNNASLDLKIPIRYKSNGCSLYYSKCGGLDYWNIAKNIKPRQIYKDADALPLKDYDVVINDFDAITSLACKMQNVHSVQLGHQASFLSKNTPRPDKKNIMGELILQHYAKAPKNIGLHFENYDSFIRPPMIKDKIIEANPQNLQHITVYLPSFDQDCLEKAFQKLHDVTFHWFLSSVTHKHTIQNITYYPVNQKQFNKSLITCDGIITGGGFETPAEALYLKKKVLSIPIRNHYEQECNAAALKKLGVPVVYTVDKEFDSIISNWLNLKITYPEMQANNIPETLQYLFDTYRD encoded by the coding sequence ATGAAAATATTTTATGCCATTCAAGCCACAGGAAACGGCCACATCAGTAGAGCTACACAATTATACCCATATTTACTTCAATACGGCACAGTAGATTTCTTCTTGAGTGGCAACAATGCAAGCTTAGATCTTAAAATACCTATTCGCTATAAAAGCAATGGTTGCAGTTTGTACTACAGTAAGTGTGGCGGACTCGATTACTGGAATATTGCAAAAAACATAAAACCACGCCAAATCTATAAAGACGCTGATGCACTACCACTTAAAGACTACGATGTGGTAATCAATGATTTTGACGCCATCACATCTCTAGCTTGTAAAATGCAAAACGTCCATTCGGTTCAATTGGGACATCAAGCCAGTTTCCTCTCTAAAAACACTCCCAGACCCGATAAAAAAAACATCATGGGCGAACTCATTTTACAGCATTATGCTAAAGCGCCAAAGAACATTGGCTTGCACTTTGAAAACTACGACAGCTTCATAAGGCCTCCCATGATCAAGGACAAAATAATTGAAGCCAATCCCCAAAATTTACAACATATCACTGTTTATTTACCATCTTTTGACCAAGACTGTCTCGAAAAAGCGTTTCAAAAGTTACACGATGTAACATTTCATTGGTTCCTTAGCAGCGTAACTCACAAACACACCATTCAAAATATTACCTATTATCCCGTTAACCAAAAACAATTCAATAAGAGCCTCATCACTTGTGACGGAATTATTACGGGCGGCGGTTTTGAAACTCCTGCCGAAGCACTATACCTCAAGAAGAAAGTATTGAGTATCCCAATTCGCAATCATTACGAGCAAGAATGTAACGCCGCAGCATTAAAAAAACTTGGCGTTCCGGTAGTGTATACCGTCGATAAAGAATTTGATAGTATAATTTCAAACTGGCTAAACCTCAAAATTACCTATCCCGAAATGCAGGCCAATAATATTCCCGAAACGCTTCAATACCTTTTTGATACCTATCGAGATTAA